CTATCTGAGCGTCTTCGCACTCATTATGGGGATGCTATAGCCGTGGAGATGGAAGGGTTCGGGTTCATGAAGGCGGCGGCGAACCACTCGCAGGTCTACAGCCTGGTCATTCGGGGTATTTCCGACCTCATTGACGATAAAGGCCGCAATAAAACGGGGGATGAGGCGGCCCTGCAGGATATTGCCTCCCGTCATGCCAGTGCCTTCGCCTTTGAGGTTCTGAACCTTTTGGGCCTATATCTCAACGCTCAGCATGAAGACGGAGGCAAGGATAAGGGCAGCGGGCCAACGGAAGCTGAAGGCTACCGATTCGATGACGCATCCGGGATAGCTGCAGAAGCCTCTTCTTCAGAGGCAACGACTGATGGCGCGACAGAAGCGGAAATGGGGAGTGCTCACGCCCATTCCCAGGCAACCGGATTTGCTGAAGCGCCTGGGGAGGAGGCCAGCGCTTTTTCCCCCGGAGAAGCCGAGGAGGGCGCGGGTCAAGAGGAAACTCGCCGCACCGATGAAGAAGTCCGGCCAAGCCAACGTATAAGCAATGTGCCACCTCTCAATTATAACTTCTTTGGGCGAGAAAATGAGATTCGGGAATTACATCGCAGGTATAATGCCGCCCGGGCAGAACGGGCCGCGTTTGTCGTCTGGGCTATGTCGGGGGCGGGGAAGACGCAATTGGCTATAAAATACGCTCATCAGTATGAGCAGGACTATGACCTAGTTTGGTGGGTGCGCGCCGAAGACCGAGATACTTTAATGTCCGACTATGCCGCTCTGGCTCAAGAGTTGCCCGGTTTTGCCGCGCCACCGGCGCAAGAGGTCCAGTATTCCCTGGGGGCAAAATGCTTCGGTTTATTCGGAAAGGTGAAGTTCTCTAGAAAGATAGACCCCAGAGTAGAATTCCATGCCGCTGCGCTTAAACGTGATCTGGGGCAGAGGAACCGATGGCTACTCATTCTTGACAACGCCAGGGACTCGGAAATGGTCCGGCGTTTTATCCCCGCAGGCAATAGGGGCCATATCCTTATCACCAGCAGCAACCCCAGTTGGCGAGGACTGGCTGAACCCTTCCATCTGCCGATGGCGAACGAAACCGAAGCCACGAATTTTCTCCTGGCGCGCACAGGTTACACCGACCGGGACCAGGCGCAAAATTTGGCCAGAGCCTTGGGAGGTCACCTGTTGGCTCTGGACCAGGCCGCAGCCTTTATGAGCGAAACCGGCATGTCCATGGCCGAATATTGGCAGAACTTCCAGAACCAGAGAACCCGGCTGGAATTGCTGCGATACAGGGAACCGGCCAATGATTATGAATTCACGGTTGCCACCGTCTGGGAACTATCATTCAGCCGAGTGGTCAAGAAAGCCCCAGCAGCCGCAGATCTCCTAAACTTGTGCGCCTTCCTGGCCCCGGAAGATATTCCTCAGCAGCTCTTTATGGGAAATAAGGAACATCTTCCGGAAAATTTGAGAGCCGTAGCATGCCAATCCTTAGGGTTCGATAAAACCGTGGGAGCAATAAAAACTTATTCTCTAATGAACCGGAAGGATAGGCTGTTATCGGTGCACCCATTGGTGCAGGTTATGGCCCGGGACCGCATGTCCAAGGAAATATGGGATACTTATGCTCAGACTGCCGTCAGCTTGGTCAACCAAGCCTTTCCTAAGACAATGGAAGATCCCGCCGCACGGACCCGCGTCGACTTGCTGGTCCCCCATGCTGAAGCAGTGCTGGAACATGTCAAAGCCCGCCGTTTGGCCCTGGTCTCCCAAGGGGGATTGCTGACGAAACTGGGGGCCTACTACTTGGCGGAACGCAATAATGCCAAGGCACGGGTATCATTGGAGGAAGCCCTGGCCTGTTTCGATAGGGCTTATGGCTATAAAGCTTATGGACGTCCGGAGTTAATCCCAACCCTTACTCAATTAGGCCTAGCCTTCTATGAATTGGGAAAATTTCCAGACGCTTTGACTAGACTCGACCAGGCTCGGAGGATTGCTCAGGAGGCGCCGCAGGATCATTATTATACCGCAGTGTCTGATCTGCTGTTCTACCTGGGCAGGACCCTCAAAGCCTTGGAAAAACCTGAAGAGGCCGAAGATAAGTTTAAAGAATCACTTGACATGGAACATCATGCCACTGACCGCTCTCCCCTACGGGTAGCCGATAGACTCAATGAATTGGGCGGCGTTCTCCTGGCCCTGGACCAAGCAGGGGAGGCGAAAAAGCTGTGCGAACGCGCCTGGTCCATCGTCAACGACCATCCGGCACCTGAAGGGCTGCGAGTAGCGCCGGTTGCCGAGAACCTGGGTGATATTTATAGAAAATCAGGAGATTTGCCTTCGGCGGAAGAGTATTATTTCCTGGCAGAAAGCATCTATGAAATCTCCTTGGGAAAAGATGATCCGCGAACGAAGGCAGTGGGGGAAAAATTAACCCAAATCTATGGTTCAAAAACTGGATAGCGAGTGGAAGAATAAAAGTCGGCGGAGTGGGAAAAGGATTAGTAACGGTTACTCCCCCAACAGACTCTTGACAAGGCTTTTTAGGGAGGACCGGGTATGTACCTTCCATATCTATGGATCTTGGGGAAGAAATTGGGGCTTCCGCGCTGACCCCCCTTAGTTTCTTTGCCCAACGTGCCTATGCTTTTTTTTGCGCTCATTTCTTTCTCAAAACTGAGGAAGCCATTGATTGGCAGAAATCCTAAGGCCTAAATCAATTTTAATAGAAATTATTAAAAATATTTCTTTAATTTTATGCAATATTGATATATCAAAAAATAATGGAGGGTTTTGATATTTAGCCGGCAGATGAGAAAGTCTAATGCGGGGCCCCAGGCTACAAGAGATTCCCATCTTTCCTGGAAAGGTTTTTCGGCTGCTTAGTCATACCCCTGTTGCCCGAATAGCAAAGTTGCTGACTTGATGTCTTATGCAACCATCCGACCCGAATGAGGCCTTCAAGCTCCTCCTGCTCATACTGACCGGTTTAGGGGTAATGCTGGGGATCATTCGCATCTCCCGAGTTCCAAAGATTTTTGCCCGTATTCTGTTTGTTCCCCTTATTATTGGGATAATTTACTCTGCGGGGATCGATTTTTGGCGCCAACTACCCGTCGCTTACCAAATTATCACCCTGATAGTGCTGCTGCCCATCTTCCTAATAGTTTTACTGAGGATCGTCTTGGGGGCCAACCTTTTTCGAGAAGTGCTAGGCAATCTTATTTATGATCTCCTCAAAGGTAGTTGTTTATTATTAATAAATATATTTAGAATTCCATTTACTCTGGTACGCCGTCTTTGGCGTTAATAATGTCAAGTAATACATTGATCAAACCCTTAATATTGCAGTGATAGACTTTTGGAAAAATCAACAGACAACATTAGGCGATAAGGTTAATTTATGAAAATGAGAATTTATTATAATTCGGTTTTAGGAGCCTTAGGTGGCCTGGTAAGTTGGGGGATTTTAGGTCAGATGGGAGAATTTACCAGCGTGATCTTCCGAGATATCGTTTACGGGATTGCGGTGGGGGGCTGCATTGGCGCCGCCATCGGCTGTATAGACGGTATTTTTGACAGGTCCCTGGCTCAAGGGGCGCGAGGGGCCGTCCGAGGTGTCGGCTATGGGGCTGTGGGGGGGGTGGCCGGACTCTTGATCGGCGAACTGGTTCTCTGGGTGATAGGCGGCGGCATTGGCGGCCGGGCCGTGGGCTGGGCCATCATCGGCCTGGCTGTGGGGATCACCGAGGGGGTGGCCAATCGGGCCCCAAAAAAGATCAATTATGGGCTTATCGGCGGTACCCTCGGGGGATTTTTTGGGGGAGCCATCTTCGAATTCCTGCGGCAGAATTTCGGCAGTTACGCCTTCAGCCAGGCCCTGGGGTTAATAATCCTGGGCGCCTGTATCGGTTTCCTCATAGGTTTAGTGGAAGATATCCTGCGTGTCGCTTGGCTGATGGTAATCAGCGGTCGGCAAGAAGGCCGTGAATTCACCTTGGCAAAAAAGATTAATCTCATTGGCCGTGATGAGAATTGCGACGTGCCGTTGTTTGGTGATGCCGAAGTTCTGCCACAGCATGCCCAAATCCGGGTGGAGCGCGAAAGGTTTATCTTGTTCGGGCTGAAAGACACGGCTGGTAAATTGTGGGTAAACGAACGTCTGATCACTTCTGAGGTTGCACTGGCCAATAATGATCGCCTCAAGGTCGGGGACACCAAGTTGGTATTCCGCTGGAAAGAAAAGATTAAGGCTTCATGAGGTATTATAATGGACGACGCTGATCTTCCACCCAAATGTTTACAAAAAGCGCAATTAGGTTATCTTGGCATGCTGTTGTCCTTGGCTTTGATCTTCGGCGTCTGTCTGGCGCCTGGCACTGCCTTAGCCATCAAGGTGCATTTGAGCCAAGTGGATAAAACTGATTTTCCCGCCATACGATTGTTCGCGGATATAGAGGACCAATCCCGTAAGCCAGCCAAGGACATGAGCAAATCAGATTTTCAGGTTTATGAAAATAAAAAGTTAGTTGAAATCCTCGACTTTGCTGATCCTTCTCTGGCCGGTCCCATGACCACGGTGTTGGTGGTGGATTGCAGCGGCAGCATGAACTCGGCCGGGAAGATGCCGGCATTAAAGCTCGCGGCCGCCAATTACACCCGCTACATAAAAAAATCCGATCGCCTCGGCATCATAGCCTTTGCCGATACCGTTCAAAAATTACAGACCTTGACGGACGATAAGGATGCGTTGATTCGGGCCTTGCAATCCTTAACTCCCAATGGAAAAACGGCTTTCTATGACGCGGTTTATGAAGCCACCAAAATGATCAGTAAGGTCAAGGGAAGGAAACTGGTCCTGGCCATCACCGACGGTATGGACAATAGCAGCAGCAAAACCCATGACAAGGTGGTGGAATTAAGCAGAAAATTCGGTGTGCCCGTTTATGCTATAGGCCTGGGCCAAAAAGAGAGCAGTTTATCCAATGAAACAGGCATCAATGAAGAGGCGTTGCGCCGTTTGGCGGAGGAAACCGGAGGCCTTTACTACTTCGCCCCTGCGGCGGAGGAGCTTCTGGGCATTTATGAGCATCTGTCACGGCAATTTCATGGGGGCTACGAACTCACCTATAACAGCCCTAATGTCATGCGTGACGGCACCACCCGAGAGGTGGAGCTGACCGCCACGGTTCAAGGGACCTCGGCCACTGGCAGAAATTCCTATTATATCCCCGGCATCATGGTCGTCGTCTTTGACCCCGTGCTTTTTTGCGCTTTCCTGTTGTTGTTGCTGGCCCTGGCCTATGCACCGGCTTGGCGCGCCCGGAGTCGGCGCCAGCCAATTGCGATCCTTTCGGAGGCTATAAAAGAACCTGGCCCTCGGAGAGAGATAGAAAATAATATCCGAACCATCAAGGATAAGGTGCCGTCAACTGCTTCGCCGCGCGTGGAACCGAAGAGCTTAGACCGTCAGCCGGACGCCCCGCCGCCCCCAGTCAGCGGTTTCTCCCTGCAGCCTCTGGGTCAAGCCCTCCCTCGCCAAACTTACTCGCTGCGGAAGGGCGATAACTTCATTGGCTCCGCCCCGGGGAATCACCTCATGGCCGCCCATCCCTCGGTGTCGGCCCGGCATGCCAATATCTGTTGGGAAGGTGACCAGTTTGTGATATACGATCTGCAGAGTCAGCAGGGCACCTTTGTCAGTCTATCCAGTGACTTAGGGATGACCATGAAGATTGATAGGAATCCCTTAAGACCGGGAGCGGTGGTAAAATTGGGGGAGGTCTTGTTTCGCTTCATCGACAAACCACTATGATGACCTTCAGATAACCATCAGGCATAGGAGAAAACCATTACAGTCATAAAGCTTGTTGTACTGATGCTCGGGATAGTCGAGCTGGGGTGCGGTCTAAGCTAAACCTGGCGCCCAGAGGAACAAAGTCACGCCGGGTGTTTCGGCGCAGCCTCGGAGGCAAGCGAGAACACCCCAACCGAGTTGCCGCAGGCTTAGGTTCTCCTCAGATCGGCGGGCGCAGGGCTAATTCTTTCCGGGCAAAACCCTGCTTACCGGTGTCGGAAGTCCCTGGCCCGATTGTTGCAAGAGTTCCTCGTTAGGAGCGGCAGGGTCTGGAAGTGAGATAATATCTGCATTCTTAATCAATTAATCGAGAGATAATTATTATGGCCTATGAAGCTCCGATCTGCCGAACTAATCCGGGGTGCATCGTATTACTGATTGACCAGTCGGGCTCCATGGCCGATACCTGGGGCGCTACCACAGGACAAACCAAGGACAAAGGGGTGGCCACCGCCATCAATCGGCTGTTGCATAACCTTGTTCTGAAATGTTGCACAGATGATGGAGTCCGGAGTTACTACGACATCGGTGTTATTGCTTATCACGATCCCTTGAAAGGTGGCATAAGCGTAGAATCGGCGTTCGGCGGGCCATTGGCGGGACGCGATCTGGTGTCCATAGTCGAAGTGGCGGAGAACCCACTGAGGTTGGAAGAGAGGGTTAAGGAGGAGGTTAACGAGACCGGCGAAGTAATTAAAAAGAAGGTCAAATTCCCTATATGGATCGAACTGCATCCCGATGGAGGTAGGCCTCTGAGTGCAGCGCTGCGGCATGCCTATGTGATATTGGCTGACTGGGTCCGGAGACACCCAGACTCCTACCCGCCGCTGGTTATCAATATTACCGACGGTGAAGCCACCGACGGAGATCCCTTGATTGATGCCCAGAGGCTTATGGATCTGAAAACCATTGATGGCCATGTATTGTTATTTCATTGCATGATTTCAGCGAGACCCGGACAGGTTTTTTTCCCTGCTCATGAAGATGAACTTCCCAATGATCGATGCTCCCGGTTACTTTTTAAGGTTGCCAGTGAGCTGCCTCCCATTATATTGGCAGAGATGAAGAGAGAATTCTCTGTCCAAGAAGGTGCTCGTGGTTTTGTTGCCGATTTGGTGGATGTGATTCGCTTTTTGGCGATCGGCACCAGAGTGGAATATCGTTAAGCTTATGCAAGATGAGTTAAGAGCTGTCATATCTTTTTCTCCAGATTTTCATCAATTGGAAGAGGGATATAAGGAAACATTTAGATCTCACAGGCTCGGATAATGATACCGGAGCCGCTGGCTGACTCATGGGAAAAAAGAGACACCAAATAACCTATTCCAAGAGGAGGTTAAGATTATGGCCTATGAAGCGCAGGTGAGCCGGGACAACCCCACGTGCATGCTATTTCTCATCGACCAGTCGGGCTCCATGGCCGATACTTGGGGGGCTACCCAAGGACAAACCAAGGATAAAGGAGTGGCCACCGCCATCAACCGGATGTTGCATAACCTTGGCCTGAAATGTGCCAAAGATGAGGGGATCCGGTATTATTTCGACGTCGGCGTCATTTACTACAAGGAGCCCCGGGGCATGGGCGCCCAGGTGGGACCTGCCTTCGATGGCACACTATCGGGGCGCGATCTGGTGCCCATAGTCGAAGTGGCGGAGAGCCCACTGAGGGTGGAAGAGAGGGTTAAGGAGGAGGTTGACGATACCGGTGAAATAATTAAGAAGAAGGTCAAATTTCCCATCTGGTTTGAGCCCATGGCGGATGGGGGCACCCCCATGTGTGCAGCCCTTCGCCACGCCCATGAAATTTTAGAGAACTGGCTCAGTAACCACCAGGACTCCTTTCCCCCAATTGTTATCAACATAACCGACGGCGAGGCCACTGACGGCAACCCTTTGGCCGACGGTCAGAGAATTATGAACCTGAAAACCAATGACGGCAATGTGCTCCTCTACAATATCCATATTTCATCAAGGGCAGGGCAGGTCTGTTTCCCGGCTGAAGAAAGCGAACTGCCTCGAGATCAATACGCCCTAATGCTCTTTAATATGTCCAGCGAACTGCCGCCCAAGGTCTTGGACCAGGCCAAGAAGGATTTTTCATTGCGAGACGGCGCCCGGGGATTTGTCTTTAATGCCGATATGGTTGACCTGATCCGTTTTCTGGACATCGGCACCAGAGTTGATTTCCGCTAATCCTAAGTAAAGGTGCCATAGAGGGGAAGCGGTGCGTCTGACCTGGAAGATTTTTTGGATCCACAAGGCGGGCAACTCGCCGGAGGATTACGAGGATGCCTATGGGTTCAATGCCCAGGGCAGGAGCTTCGCTATTGCCGATGGTGCCTCCGAAGCCTCCTTTGCAGGAATATGGGCCCGCCGCCTGGTGGAAGGGTTCACCGCATCCCCCTTTTTTTGCCACGGTTGTAGTTACCAATCGTTGCAGCGCCGCCTACGACCAATGCAAGAAGCCTGGCATCGGGCTATTAATTGGGAGGAGTTGCCTTTTTATGCGGAGGAGAAAGCCCAAGCAGGGGCGTATGCAGCTTTTTTGGGGTTACAGTTCGATCCCTCCCTTAAGGACTCTGGCCCCCCCATCGTTGGTGGGTGGCACGCTATGGCCGTAGGGGACTGCTGCCTTTTCCAGGTACGCGACAACACCATAGTGGAAAGCTTTCCTTTGCAACAACCGAATGCTTTTAACAACTCCCCGGCGCTGTTGAGTAGTCTCCCGCAAAAGAACCAGCGGCTCTGGGAAGAGAGTCGAGTGATCTTCTACCAACAAGGCTGTGCTGGCCGCATTTGGGTAAACGATCTCTTTATCTTGACCACTGATGCCCTGGGAGAGTGGTTTCTGCGTCAAAGTGAAACCGTCGATCATTGTGATAGTAAAGACCGCCACCCACCTTGGCGGATCCTTAACGACCTGAGCAGTCCAGGACAATTCGAGGAATTAGTGCAAGAATTACGCCGGCAAAAATTATTGCGCAATGATGACACCACCCTGATCATCATCAAGGTTTTGCTGGAAGAATCTCTCGAGGATACCTAAGATGGCCTACCCGGTGGCATCCGATTACTGCGAGGAATTGCAGAATCCTAAATTCTGCCTGAAAGACGGGACCTTGCATAATTGTGCGGTCACCACCAACCAGCTGGGGCTGCCGCGTCTGATTACCGGCAATGTGGCGGCAGTCTGCCGGCTGCAGTGCGGCCGCAAGAGTTGGGCCATCCGCTGTTTTTGTAGGGAAGTTCCTGATATAAAAGAACATTACCGCATAATTGGCGATTACTTAAAAAATAACCGCCTCCCGGAATTTGTTGATTTTGAGTATCAGGTTGAGGGTATCAAGGTTAAGGGAAGCCGGTATCCCATAATCAAGATGGAATGGGTAGAAGGGGACCCTCTCCATGTGTATGTCGGGAACCACTTGCGAAAGCCCAAGATCTTAGCTGGATTAGCGGAGCAATGCCGCCAGGTGGTTGCAGCCATGAGATCCCATAAAATGGCTCACGGCGATCTGCAACACGGCAATATTATGGTCACCCAGGGCGGCAAGATCAAATTGGTGGACTATGACGGTATGTATGTCCATAAACACAAGCATAAAAAAAGCCTGGAGCAGGGCCATCCCAATTATCAGCATCCCCAACGCAGCGGTAACTATTTTAATGAGAATCTCGACAACTTTTCCGCCATCCTCATATATTTATCGCTTCTGGCC
The sequence above is a segment of the Desulfobaccales bacterium genome. Coding sequences within it:
- the fxsT gene encoding FxSxx-COOH system tetratricopeptide repeat protein — encoded protein: MARKGRYRPRVIILTALPVELAAVKELLQIPNGEALRELYKNTIYEWGTFVFARGEWEVLLAQTGRGNISAALKTEQALTYFRPQAAFFLGVAGGFKDVSHGDVVAANKVYYYEAGKSGIDKSRDFFWARPNLREVKEDLIQWALKCAAANDWRKRIKTPLPPISLHLRDPKVYIEPIASGEQVFTSKKAALSERLRTHYGDAIAVEMEGFGFMKAAANHSQVYSLVIRGISDLIDDKGRNKTGDEAALQDIASRHASAFAFEVLNLLGLYLNAQHEDGGKDKGSGPTEAEGYRFDDASGIAAEASSSEATTDGATEAEMGSAHAHSQATGFAEAPGEEASAFSPGEAEEGAGQEETRRTDEEVRPSQRISNVPPLNYNFFGRENEIRELHRRYNAARAERAAFVVWAMSGAGKTQLAIKYAHQYEQDYDLVWWVRAEDRDTLMSDYAALAQELPGFAAPPAQEVQYSLGAKCFGLFGKVKFSRKIDPRVEFHAAALKRDLGQRNRWLLILDNARDSEMVRRFIPAGNRGHILITSSNPSWRGLAEPFHLPMANETEATNFLLARTGYTDRDQAQNLARALGGHLLALDQAAAFMSETGMSMAEYWQNFQNQRTRLELLRYREPANDYEFTVATVWELSFSRVVKKAPAAADLLNLCAFLAPEDIPQQLFMGNKEHLPENLRAVACQSLGFDKTVGAIKTYSLMNRKDRLLSVHPLVQVMARDRMSKEIWDTYAQTAVSLVNQAFPKTMEDPAARTRVDLLVPHAEAVLEHVKARRLALVSQGGLLTKLGAYYLAERNNAKARVSLEEALACFDRAYGYKAYGRPELIPTLTQLGLAFYELGKFPDALTRLDQARRIAQEAPQDHYYTAVSDLLFYLGRTLKALEKPEEAEDKFKESLDMEHHATDRSPLRVADRLNELGGVLLALDQAGEAKKLCERAWSIVNDHPAPEGLRVAPVAENLGDIYRKSGDLPSAEEYYFLAESIYEISLGKDDPRTKAVGEKLTQIYGSKTG
- a CDS encoding FHA domain-containing protein; this translates as MKMRIYYNSVLGALGGLVSWGILGQMGEFTSVIFRDIVYGIAVGGCIGAAIGCIDGIFDRSLAQGARGAVRGVGYGAVGGVAGLLIGELVLWVIGGGIGGRAVGWAIIGLAVGITEGVANRAPKKINYGLIGGTLGGFFGGAIFEFLRQNFGSYAFSQALGLIILGACIGFLIGLVEDILRVAWLMVISGRQEGREFTLAKKINLIGRDENCDVPLFGDAEVLPQHAQIRVERERFILFGLKDTAGKLWVNERLITSEVALANNDRLKVGDTKLVFRWKEKIKAS
- a CDS encoding VWA domain-containing protein; this translates as MDDADLPPKCLQKAQLGYLGMLLSLALIFGVCLAPGTALAIKVHLSQVDKTDFPAIRLFADIEDQSRKPAKDMSKSDFQVYENKKLVEILDFADPSLAGPMTTVLVVDCSGSMNSAGKMPALKLAAANYTRYIKKSDRLGIIAFADTVQKLQTLTDDKDALIRALQSLTPNGKTAFYDAVYEATKMISKVKGRKLVLAITDGMDNSSSKTHDKVVELSRKFGVPVYAIGLGQKESSLSNETGINEEALRRLAEETGGLYYFAPAAEELLGIYEHLSRQFHGGYELTYNSPNVMRDGTTREVELTATVQGTSATGRNSYYIPGIMVVVFDPVLFCAFLLLLLALAYAPAWRARSRRQPIAILSEAIKEPGPRREIENNIRTIKDKVPSTASPRVEPKSLDRQPDAPPPPVSGFSLQPLGQALPRQTYSLRKGDNFIGSAPGNHLMAAHPSVSARHANICWEGDQFVIYDLQSQQGTFVSLSSDLGMTMKIDRNPLRPGAVVKLGEVLFRFIDKPL
- a CDS encoding vWA domain-containing protein translates to MAYEAPICRTNPGCIVLLIDQSGSMADTWGATTGQTKDKGVATAINRLLHNLVLKCCTDDGVRSYYDIGVIAYHDPLKGGISVESAFGGPLAGRDLVSIVEVAENPLRLEERVKEEVNETGEVIKKKVKFPIWIELHPDGGRPLSAALRHAYVILADWVRRHPDSYPPLVINITDGEATDGDPLIDAQRLMDLKTIDGHVLLFHCMISARPGQVFFPAHEDELPNDRCSRLLFKVASELPPIILAEMKREFSVQEGARGFVADLVDVIRFLAIGTRVEYR
- a CDS encoding vWA domain-containing protein, whose translation is MAYEAQVSRDNPTCMLFLIDQSGSMADTWGATQGQTKDKGVATAINRMLHNLGLKCAKDEGIRYYFDVGVIYYKEPRGMGAQVGPAFDGTLSGRDLVPIVEVAESPLRVEERVKEEVDDTGEIIKKKVKFPIWFEPMADGGTPMCAALRHAHEILENWLSNHQDSFPPIVINITDGEATDGNPLADGQRIMNLKTNDGNVLLYNIHISSRAGQVCFPAEESELPRDQYALMLFNMSSELPPKVLDQAKKDFSLRDGARGFVFNADMVDLIRFLDIGTRVDFR